A genomic segment from Portunus trituberculatus isolate SZX2019 chromosome 14, ASM1759143v1, whole genome shotgun sequence encodes:
- the LOC123503796 gene encoding dual 3',5'-cyclic-AMP and -GMP phosphodiesterase 11-like isoform X4 yields MCLLTTSMVSTLVEDDSRAGLSLVTAAGGVTEMKARTARGRERSAEEVSPLILPRLEGAPLHTPPQYNYDPECARVEAWLDDHQDFVYDYFIRKASRHMVDSWLLSHALPQSLGVGAGAYCGAGPGEVGPGTGLGNSGHQNSKASSGAATPVRKISAHEFEKGGLLKPIITTIDGTPTFISPAGAAENVAILAKVRRKSRTELKGLDERQLIFELVKDICNDLDVRSLCHKILQNVSILTNADRCSLFLVQGDKESDNRCLVSTLFDVNPDSTVEEMEEKEEIRIAWGSGIVGYTAQSGAMVNIPDAYEDDRFNSEIDCRTGYKTRSMLCMPIKDSCGEVIGVAQVINKHQGQSFTTADEKVFESYLQFCGIGLRNAQLYERSQLEVKRNQVLLDLARIIFEEQSTIEQIVYRIMTHTQSLLQCERVQILLVHEASRGTFSRVFDLEVKDLQGDDAESRTSPFESRFPINIGITGHAATTGETVCIADAYQDSRFDKSVDENTGFRHKSILCMPIKNTARKIVGVVQLVNKFDNLPFTSNDENFLEAFAIFCGMGIHNTNMYEKAVTAMAKQKVTLEVLSYHATAPRSESQKLVKLKIPSAQAFKLYDFKFDDFSLDDEGSLKACLRMFLDLDLIGRFHIEYDVLCRWLLSVKKNYRNVTYHNWRHAFNVAQMMFAIITTTQWWKVLGELECLALLVACLCHDLDHRGTNNSFQIKASSPLAQLYTTSTMEHHHFDQSVMILNSCGNQILSNCTPDEYSRVISVLEDAILATDLAVYFRKRGGFFSMVKNKQCDLNQEDVREQVRGMMMTVCDIAAITKPWPIQKQVAELVAGEFFEQGDIEKQELKITPIDMMNREKKDKLPLMQVGFIDSICLPVYEAFADLTPDLQPLLDGVKDNRLQWQKLADSGNRTVPRNNNNNNNNNNNNYSSNSDRERSGTND; encoded by the exons GCTGGGGGAGTCACGGAGATGAAGGCAAGAACAGCCAGGGGTCGGGAGAGATCAGCGGAGGAGGTGAGCCCCCTGATCCTGCCGAGGTTAGAGGGGGCGCCGCTCCACACCCCTCCCCAATACAACTACGACCCCGAATGTGCCCGTGTGGAGGCGTGGCTTGACGACCACCAGGACTTCGTGTACGACTACTTCATCAG GAAGGCGTCGAGACACATGGTTGACTCCTGGCTCCTCTCCCACGCCCTCCCACAGAGCCTCGGGGTGGGCGCTGGGGCGTACTGCGGCGCGGGGCCTGGTGAGGTGGGGCCCGGGACAGGATTGGGCAATTCAGGGCATCAAAACTCAAAAGCTTCTTCTG gagcGGCCACGCCAGTTCGCAAGATTTCAGCGCACGAGTTTGAGAAGGGAGGTCTGCTGAAGCCCATTATAACTACTATAGATGGGACGCCGACCTTCATATCCCCCGCTGGAGCTGCTGAGAATGTGGCTATTTTGGcgaag GTGCGTCGTAAGTCCCGGACAGAATTGAAGGGGCTGGACGAGCGGCAACTTATCTTCGAGCTGGTGAAGGACATCTGTAACGACCTGGATGTCCGCTCTCTGTGCCACAAGATCCTGCAAAATGTTTCTATCCTAACCAACGCCGACCGCTGCTCTCTTTTCCTCGTGCAGGGCGATAAG GAGTCAGACAACCGCTGCCTTGTGTCCACGCTGTTCGACGTCAACCCAGACTCgacggtggaggagatggaggagaaggaggagatcaGGATAGCGTGGGGCAGTGGCATCGTGGGCTACACTGCGCAAAGTGGAGCCATGGTCAATATCCCTGATGCTTATGAG GATGACCGCTTCAACTCAGAGATTGACTGCAGGACGGGCTACAAGACGCGCTCTATGCTGTGTATGCCCATCAAGGATAGTTGTGGGGAGGTGATTGGTGTGGCGCAG GTTATCAACAAGCATCAGGGTCAGTCTTTCACCACTGCCGATGAGAAGGTGTTTGAATCCTACCTCCAGTTCTGTGGCATTGGCCTCCGCAATGCTCAGCTGTATGAACGCTCCCAGctggaagtgaaaagaaaccAG GTTCTTCTGGACTTGGCAAGGATCATATTTGAAGAACAGAGCACCATAGAGCAGATTGTGTACCGCATCATGACTCACACCCAGAGCCTCTTGCAGTGTGAACGAGTGCAG ATTCTCTTAGTACATGAAGCGTCCCGGGGAACATTCTCACGTGTGTTTGACTTGGAGGTGAAGGATCTGCAGGGAGACGATGCCGAGAGCCGCACCAGCCCCTTCGAGTCTCGCTTCCCCATCAACATTGGCATCACTGGACACGCTGCCACAACGGGAGAG ACTGTGTGCATTGCTGACGCATATCAAGACTCAAGGTTTGACAAGTCAGTGGATGAAAACACAGGCTTCCGTCACAAGTCCATCCTGTGCATGCCTATCAAGAACACGGCCCGCAAGATAGTGGGAGTCGTGCAGCTTGTGAACAAATTTGACAACCTTCCCTTCACAAGCAATGATGAAAACTTCCTGGAAGCCTTCGCCATCTTCTGCGGGATGGGAATTCACAACACCAACAT GTACGAGAAGGCTGTGACAGCGATGGCCAAGCAGAAGGTGACCCTGGAGGTGCTGAGCTACCACGCCACAGCCCCAAGATCAGAGTCACAGAAGCTTGTG AAATTGAAAATACCGTCAGCTCAGGCATTCAAGCTTTATGACTTCAAGTTTGATGATTTCAGTCTTGATGATGAAGGAAGCTTGAAG GCATGTCTGAGAATGTTCCTCGACCTGGACCTGATTGGGAGGTTCCACATAGAGTACGACGTGCTGTGTCGCTGGCTGCTTAGCGTCAAGAAGAACTACCGTAACGTCACCTACCACAACTGGCGGCATGCATTCAATGTGGCGCAGATGATGTTTGCCATTATCACG ACAACACAGTGGTGGAAGGTGCTGGGTGAGCTGGAGTGTTTGGCGCTGCTGGTGGCGTGTCTCTGCCATGACCTGGACCACCGAGGCACAAACAACTCCTTCCAAATCAA AGCCTCATCTCCTCTGGCCCAGCTGTACACCACCTCAACCATGGAGCACCACCACTTTGATCAGAGTGTCATGATTCTCAACTCCTGCGGCAACCAGATCCTGAGTAACTGCACCCCTGATGAGTACTCCCGGGTCATCAGTGTGCTGGAAGACGCTATCCTGGCTACTGACTTGGCAGTTTActtcag gaaGCGAGGTGGATTCTTCTCCATGGTGAAGAACAAGCAATGTGATCTGAACCAAGAGGATGTGAGGGAGCAGGTCCGAGGCATGATGATGACTGTGTGTGACATCGCTGCCATCACTAAGCCTTGGccaatacagaaacag gttgcAGAGTTGGTGGCTGGGGAATTCTTTGAGCAAGGTGACATTGAGAAGCAGGAGTTGAAAATTACCCCAATT GATATGATGAATCGGGAGAAGAAGGACAAACTGCCTCTGATGCAAGTGGGTTTCATTGACTCCATCTGCTTGCCAGTGTATGAG GCCTTTGCTGACTTGACCCCAGacctgcagcctctcctggATGGTGTGAAGGACAACCGGCTACAGTGGCAGAAGCTGGCAGACAGCGGCAACCGAACTGTACcgagaaacaataacaataacaacaacaataacaacaacaactactctAGTAACAGTGACCGAGAAAGAAGTGGTACAAACGATtaa
- the LOC123503796 gene encoding dual 3',5'-cyclic-AMP and -GMP phosphodiesterase 11-like isoform X5 translates to MCLLTTSMVMTFWLCTLFPEAGGVTEMKARTARGRERSAEEVSPLILPRLEGAPLHTPPQYNYDPECARVEAWLDDHQDFVYDYFIRKASRHMVDSWLLSHALPQSLGVGAGAYCGAGPGEVGPGTGLGNSGHQNSKASSGAATPVRKISAHEFEKGGLLKPIITTIDGTPTFISPAGAAENVAILAKVRRKSRTELKGLDERQLIFELVKDICNDLDVRSLCHKILQNVSILTNADRCSLFLVQGDKESDNRCLVSTLFDVNPDSTVEEMEEKEEIRIAWGSGIVGYTAQSGAMVNIPDAYEDDRFNSEIDCRTGYKTRSMLCMPIKDSCGEVIGVAQVINKHQGQSFTTADEKVFESYLQFCGIGLRNAQLYERSQLEVKRNQVLLDLARIIFEEQSTIEQIVYRIMTHTQSLLQCERVQILLVHEASRGTFSRVFDLEVKDLQGDDAESRTSPFESRFPINIGITGHAATTGETVCIADAYQDSRFDKSVDENTGFRHKSILCMPIKNTARKIVGVVQLVNKFDNLPFTSNDENFLEAFAIFCGMGIHNTNMYEKAVTAMAKQKVTLEVLSYHATAPRSESQKLVKLKIPSAQAFKLYDFKFDDFSLDDEGSLKACLRMFLDLDLIGRFHIEYDVLCRWLLSVKKNYRNVTYHNWRHAFNVAQMMFAIITTTQWWKVLGELECLALLVACLCHDLDHRGTNNSFQIKASSPLAQLYTTSTMEHHHFDQSVMILNSCGNQILSNCTPDEYSRVISVLEDAILATDLAVYFRKRGGFFSMVKNKQCDLNQEDVREQVRGMMMTVCDIAAITKPWPIQKQVAELVAGEFFEQGDIEKQELKITPIDMMNREKKDKLPLMQVGFIDSICLPVYEAFADLTPDLQPLLDGVKDNRLQWQKLADSGNRTVPRNNNNNNNNNNNNYSSNSDRERSGTND, encoded by the exons GCTGGGGGAGTCACGGAGATGAAGGCAAGAACAGCCAGGGGTCGGGAGAGATCAGCGGAGGAGGTGAGCCCCCTGATCCTGCCGAGGTTAGAGGGGGCGCCGCTCCACACCCCTCCCCAATACAACTACGACCCCGAATGTGCCCGTGTGGAGGCGTGGCTTGACGACCACCAGGACTTCGTGTACGACTACTTCATCAG GAAGGCGTCGAGACACATGGTTGACTCCTGGCTCCTCTCCCACGCCCTCCCACAGAGCCTCGGGGTGGGCGCTGGGGCGTACTGCGGCGCGGGGCCTGGTGAGGTGGGGCCCGGGACAGGATTGGGCAATTCAGGGCATCAAAACTCAAAAGCTTCTTCTG gagcGGCCACGCCAGTTCGCAAGATTTCAGCGCACGAGTTTGAGAAGGGAGGTCTGCTGAAGCCCATTATAACTACTATAGATGGGACGCCGACCTTCATATCCCCCGCTGGAGCTGCTGAGAATGTGGCTATTTTGGcgaag GTGCGTCGTAAGTCCCGGACAGAATTGAAGGGGCTGGACGAGCGGCAACTTATCTTCGAGCTGGTGAAGGACATCTGTAACGACCTGGATGTCCGCTCTCTGTGCCACAAGATCCTGCAAAATGTTTCTATCCTAACCAACGCCGACCGCTGCTCTCTTTTCCTCGTGCAGGGCGATAAG GAGTCAGACAACCGCTGCCTTGTGTCCACGCTGTTCGACGTCAACCCAGACTCgacggtggaggagatggaggagaaggaggagatcaGGATAGCGTGGGGCAGTGGCATCGTGGGCTACACTGCGCAAAGTGGAGCCATGGTCAATATCCCTGATGCTTATGAG GATGACCGCTTCAACTCAGAGATTGACTGCAGGACGGGCTACAAGACGCGCTCTATGCTGTGTATGCCCATCAAGGATAGTTGTGGGGAGGTGATTGGTGTGGCGCAG GTTATCAACAAGCATCAGGGTCAGTCTTTCACCACTGCCGATGAGAAGGTGTTTGAATCCTACCTCCAGTTCTGTGGCATTGGCCTCCGCAATGCTCAGCTGTATGAACGCTCCCAGctggaagtgaaaagaaaccAG GTTCTTCTGGACTTGGCAAGGATCATATTTGAAGAACAGAGCACCATAGAGCAGATTGTGTACCGCATCATGACTCACACCCAGAGCCTCTTGCAGTGTGAACGAGTGCAG ATTCTCTTAGTACATGAAGCGTCCCGGGGAACATTCTCACGTGTGTTTGACTTGGAGGTGAAGGATCTGCAGGGAGACGATGCCGAGAGCCGCACCAGCCCCTTCGAGTCTCGCTTCCCCATCAACATTGGCATCACTGGACACGCTGCCACAACGGGAGAG ACTGTGTGCATTGCTGACGCATATCAAGACTCAAGGTTTGACAAGTCAGTGGATGAAAACACAGGCTTCCGTCACAAGTCCATCCTGTGCATGCCTATCAAGAACACGGCCCGCAAGATAGTGGGAGTCGTGCAGCTTGTGAACAAATTTGACAACCTTCCCTTCACAAGCAATGATGAAAACTTCCTGGAAGCCTTCGCCATCTTCTGCGGGATGGGAATTCACAACACCAACAT GTACGAGAAGGCTGTGACAGCGATGGCCAAGCAGAAGGTGACCCTGGAGGTGCTGAGCTACCACGCCACAGCCCCAAGATCAGAGTCACAGAAGCTTGTG AAATTGAAAATACCGTCAGCTCAGGCATTCAAGCTTTATGACTTCAAGTTTGATGATTTCAGTCTTGATGATGAAGGAAGCTTGAAG GCATGTCTGAGAATGTTCCTCGACCTGGACCTGATTGGGAGGTTCCACATAGAGTACGACGTGCTGTGTCGCTGGCTGCTTAGCGTCAAGAAGAACTACCGTAACGTCACCTACCACAACTGGCGGCATGCATTCAATGTGGCGCAGATGATGTTTGCCATTATCACG ACAACACAGTGGTGGAAGGTGCTGGGTGAGCTGGAGTGTTTGGCGCTGCTGGTGGCGTGTCTCTGCCATGACCTGGACCACCGAGGCACAAACAACTCCTTCCAAATCAA AGCCTCATCTCCTCTGGCCCAGCTGTACACCACCTCAACCATGGAGCACCACCACTTTGATCAGAGTGTCATGATTCTCAACTCCTGCGGCAACCAGATCCTGAGTAACTGCACCCCTGATGAGTACTCCCGGGTCATCAGTGTGCTGGAAGACGCTATCCTGGCTACTGACTTGGCAGTTTActtcag gaaGCGAGGTGGATTCTTCTCCATGGTGAAGAACAAGCAATGTGATCTGAACCAAGAGGATGTGAGGGAGCAGGTCCGAGGCATGATGATGACTGTGTGTGACATCGCTGCCATCACTAAGCCTTGGccaatacagaaacag gttgcAGAGTTGGTGGCTGGGGAATTCTTTGAGCAAGGTGACATTGAGAAGCAGGAGTTGAAAATTACCCCAATT GATATGATGAATCGGGAGAAGAAGGACAAACTGCCTCTGATGCAAGTGGGTTTCATTGACTCCATCTGCTTGCCAGTGTATGAG GCCTTTGCTGACTTGACCCCAGacctgcagcctctcctggATGGTGTGAAGGACAACCGGCTACAGTGGCAGAAGCTGGCAGACAGCGGCAACCGAACTGTACcgagaaacaataacaataacaacaacaataacaacaacaactactctAGTAACAGTGACCGAGAAAGAAGTGGTACAAACGATtaa
- the LOC123503796 gene encoding dual 3',5'-cyclic-AMP and -GMP phosphodiesterase 11-like isoform X9 translates to MVGLGLRGPINTLDALGTDCATLQCFLTFTSGLHTEVLPYRTPCVSTLVEDDSRAGLSLVTAVMTFWLCTLFPEAGGVTEMKARTARGRERSAEEVSPLILPRLEGAPLHTPPQYNYDPECARVEAWLDDHQDFVYDYFIRKASRHMVDSWLLSHALPQSLGVGAGAYCGAGPGEVGPGTGLGNSGHQNSKASSGAATPVRKISAHEFEKGGLLKPIITTIDGTPTFISPAGAAENVAILAKVRRKSRTELKGLDERQLIFELVKDICNDLDVRSLCHKILQNVSILTNADRCSLFLVQGDKESDNRCLVSTLFDVNPDSTVEEMEEKEEIRIAWGSGIVGYTAQSGAMVNIPDAYEDDRFNSEIDCRTGYKTRSMLCMPIKDSCGEVIGVAQVINKHQGQSFTTADEKVFESYLQFCGIGLRNAQLYERSQLEVKRNQVLLDLARIIFEEQSTIEQIVYRIMTHTQSLLQCERVQILLVHEASRGTFSRVFDLEVKDLQGDDAESRTSPFESRFPINIGITGHAATTGETVCIADAYQDSRFDKSVDENTGFRHKSILCMPIKNTARKIVGVVQLVNKFDNLPFTSNDENFLEAFAIFCGMGIHNTNMYEKAVTAMAKQKVTLEVLSYHATAPRSESQKLVKLKIPSAQAFKLYDFKFDDFSLDDEGSLKACLRMFLDLDLIGRFHIEYDVLCRWLLSVKKNYRNVTYHNWRHAFNVAQMMFAIITTTQWWKVLGELECLALLVACLCHDLDHRGTNNSFQIK, encoded by the exons GCTGGGGGAGTCACGGAGATGAAGGCAAGAACAGCCAGGGGTCGGGAGAGATCAGCGGAGGAGGTGAGCCCCCTGATCCTGCCGAGGTTAGAGGGGGCGCCGCTCCACACCCCTCCCCAATACAACTACGACCCCGAATGTGCCCGTGTGGAGGCGTGGCTTGACGACCACCAGGACTTCGTGTACGACTACTTCATCAG GAAGGCGTCGAGACACATGGTTGACTCCTGGCTCCTCTCCCACGCCCTCCCACAGAGCCTCGGGGTGGGCGCTGGGGCGTACTGCGGCGCGGGGCCTGGTGAGGTGGGGCCCGGGACAGGATTGGGCAATTCAGGGCATCAAAACTCAAAAGCTTCTTCTG gagcGGCCACGCCAGTTCGCAAGATTTCAGCGCACGAGTTTGAGAAGGGAGGTCTGCTGAAGCCCATTATAACTACTATAGATGGGACGCCGACCTTCATATCCCCCGCTGGAGCTGCTGAGAATGTGGCTATTTTGGcgaag GTGCGTCGTAAGTCCCGGACAGAATTGAAGGGGCTGGACGAGCGGCAACTTATCTTCGAGCTGGTGAAGGACATCTGTAACGACCTGGATGTCCGCTCTCTGTGCCACAAGATCCTGCAAAATGTTTCTATCCTAACCAACGCCGACCGCTGCTCTCTTTTCCTCGTGCAGGGCGATAAG GAGTCAGACAACCGCTGCCTTGTGTCCACGCTGTTCGACGTCAACCCAGACTCgacggtggaggagatggaggagaaggaggagatcaGGATAGCGTGGGGCAGTGGCATCGTGGGCTACACTGCGCAAAGTGGAGCCATGGTCAATATCCCTGATGCTTATGAG GATGACCGCTTCAACTCAGAGATTGACTGCAGGACGGGCTACAAGACGCGCTCTATGCTGTGTATGCCCATCAAGGATAGTTGTGGGGAGGTGATTGGTGTGGCGCAG GTTATCAACAAGCATCAGGGTCAGTCTTTCACCACTGCCGATGAGAAGGTGTTTGAATCCTACCTCCAGTTCTGTGGCATTGGCCTCCGCAATGCTCAGCTGTATGAACGCTCCCAGctggaagtgaaaagaaaccAG GTTCTTCTGGACTTGGCAAGGATCATATTTGAAGAACAGAGCACCATAGAGCAGATTGTGTACCGCATCATGACTCACACCCAGAGCCTCTTGCAGTGTGAACGAGTGCAG ATTCTCTTAGTACATGAAGCGTCCCGGGGAACATTCTCACGTGTGTTTGACTTGGAGGTGAAGGATCTGCAGGGAGACGATGCCGAGAGCCGCACCAGCCCCTTCGAGTCTCGCTTCCCCATCAACATTGGCATCACTGGACACGCTGCCACAACGGGAGAG ACTGTGTGCATTGCTGACGCATATCAAGACTCAAGGTTTGACAAGTCAGTGGATGAAAACACAGGCTTCCGTCACAAGTCCATCCTGTGCATGCCTATCAAGAACACGGCCCGCAAGATAGTGGGAGTCGTGCAGCTTGTGAACAAATTTGACAACCTTCCCTTCACAAGCAATGATGAAAACTTCCTGGAAGCCTTCGCCATCTTCTGCGGGATGGGAATTCACAACACCAACAT GTACGAGAAGGCTGTGACAGCGATGGCCAAGCAGAAGGTGACCCTGGAGGTGCTGAGCTACCACGCCACAGCCCCAAGATCAGAGTCACAGAAGCTTGTG AAATTGAAAATACCGTCAGCTCAGGCATTCAAGCTTTATGACTTCAAGTTTGATGATTTCAGTCTTGATGATGAAGGAAGCTTGAAG GCATGTCTGAGAATGTTCCTCGACCTGGACCTGATTGGGAGGTTCCACATAGAGTACGACGTGCTGTGTCGCTGGCTGCTTAGCGTCAAGAAGAACTACCGTAACGTCACCTACCACAACTGGCGGCATGCATTCAATGTGGCGCAGATGATGTTTGCCATTATCACG ACAACACAGTGGTGGAAGGTGCTGGGTGAGCTGGAGTGTTTGGCGCTGCTGGTGGCGTGTCTCTGCCATGACCTGGACCACCGAGGCACAAACAACTCCTTCCAAATCAAGTAA